In Pirellulaceae bacterium, one DNA window encodes the following:
- a CDS encoding amidophosphoribosyltransferase, with translation MSEIFHECGVVAIYHLKDGPVSSLCPEGGPSQVTRLMPRMLLDVQNRGQLAAGMTTYNSDRDQLIDTHKEVGTVSEVFRLSHSGKRESLLAEYSGNAAIGHVRYATCGRDDRSYAQPFERHHLQKYKWFSFAFNGQLANYSDLRDQLLRDDDHHLARNTDTEIIMHELSRELSGDARDDLVQVMRNVAQRFDGAYCLALLNACGQMLVARDPLGIKPMCYAIDGPLFAAASESVALLNLGFERDSIKSLEPGTAVVISDGEIKIERFADSPGRAHCFFEWIYFANVASTLDDRSVYLSRTALGEELARLEREEGKVPLDENTIIVPVPDTSKAAADSMAFHLKIPCREGLIRNRYSGRTFIEGSNGRQQAAKIKYTPLRQVLEGKRVLLVEDSIVRSTTMKVLLDRIRSEGAAEIHVRVACPPIVAPCFYGIDMSTVDELFAPRFLNGDLRLSDEVHQQMADSLGADSLRYLPVKAIAQAIERPDTELCQACITGEYPTACGQTLYQISLQESGEESSERRTYELGEGVRS, from the coding sequence ATGAGTGAAATCTTCCATGAGTGCGGCGTGGTTGCGATTTATCACCTGAAGGACGGCCCGGTCAGTTCATTATGTCCTGAGGGCGGCCCATCTCAAGTGACTCGCCTCATGCCTCGAATGTTGTTGGATGTCCAAAACCGTGGGCAACTCGCGGCTGGGATGACGACCTACAACTCCGATCGCGATCAGTTGATCGATACTCACAAAGAAGTGGGAACCGTGAGCGAGGTTTTTCGGCTGTCGCATTCTGGGAAACGGGAAAGCCTGCTGGCCGAATACAGTGGCAATGCGGCGATTGGACACGTGCGATATGCGACCTGCGGACGAGACGATCGCAGTTACGCCCAGCCATTTGAACGCCATCATCTGCAGAAATACAAATGGTTTAGCTTTGCCTTCAACGGCCAGTTGGCAAACTACAGTGACTTACGCGATCAATTGCTCCGCGACGATGATCATCATTTAGCGAGAAACACCGACACCGAGATTATTATGCACGAGCTTAGTCGGGAACTAAGTGGAGATGCACGAGATGACTTGGTCCAAGTGATGCGAAATGTGGCGCAACGCTTTGATGGAGCTTACTGTCTTGCACTGCTCAACGCCTGTGGGCAAATGTTGGTTGCACGCGATCCGTTAGGGATCAAGCCAATGTGTTATGCGATCGACGGACCATTGTTTGCAGCCGCGAGTGAAAGTGTTGCCTTGTTGAATCTTGGGTTTGAACGCGACAGCATCAAATCGCTCGAGCCGGGTACGGCTGTCGTGATCTCGGATGGTGAAATAAAGATCGAGCGTTTTGCAGACAGCCCGGGCCGGGCCCACTGTTTCTTTGAATGGATCTATTTTGCCAACGTGGCGAGCACCCTGGATGATCGAAGTGTCTATCTTTCTCGGACCGCCCTCGGCGAAGAATTGGCCCGATTGGAACGCGAGGAAGGCAAAGTGCCTCTCGACGAAAATACCATTATCGTGCCTGTTCCCGACACGAGTAAGGCGGCAGCCGACTCCATGGCATTTCATCTGAAGATTCCTTGTCGCGAAGGTCTCATTCGTAATCGATACTCCGGCCGTACCTTCATCGAAGGTAGCAATGGTCGCCAGCAGGCCGCGAAAATCAAATACACGCCGTTGCGACAGGTGCTGGAGGGGAAACGGGTTTTACTGGTTGAGGATTCGATCGTTCGTTCAACAACGATGAAGGTGCTCCTGGACCGCATTCGCAGTGAAGGCGCTGCCGAGATTCACGTTCGAGTCGCTTGTCCGCCGATTGTGGCTCCCTGTTTTTACGGTATCGACATGTCGACTGTGGATGAGTTATTTGCGCCGCGTTTTCTTAATGGAGATTTACGGCTGTCGGATGAAGTCCATCAACAGATGGCGGATAGCCTGGGGGCCGATTCGCTGCGTTATCTACCTGTAAAGGCCATCGCCCAAGCCATTGAAAGACCCGATACTGAACTGTGCCAAGCTTGTATCACCGGTGAGTATCCGACGGCTTGCGGACAGACACTTTATCAAATTTCACTGCAGGAGTCAGGCGAAGAGTCGAGCGAAAGACGAACTTACGAGCTTGGCGAAGGAGTCCGCAGCTAA
- the trmB gene encoding tRNA (guanosine(46)-N7)-methyltransferase TrmB → MGRRALRKIDADLDLSWHLREFDSLTAPFMPAEMFQHDAPLEVEVGCGKGLFMSTASGDLPDRNFIGIEIARKYASFAAARLAKAARDNAFLIHGDAQKFFHDHLSSESLDAVHVYFPDPWWKKRHRKRRIMNEAFLLDVYRVLKADGRLHFWTDVKEYFDEALELMREKIPLSGPQHVEEKASAHNLDYRTHFERRMRLHNEPVYRSEFSKTVRETL, encoded by the coding sequence ATGGGACGTCGAGCACTGCGTAAGATTGATGCGGATCTGGATCTTTCCTGGCACTTGCGCGAATTTGATTCGTTAACGGCCCCCTTCATGCCCGCCGAGATGTTTCAACACGACGCTCCTCTGGAAGTGGAAGTTGGCTGCGGCAAGGGGCTGTTCATGTCAACCGCATCGGGTGATTTACCAGATCGCAACTTTATCGGCATTGAAATCGCCCGCAAATACGCGAGTTTTGCCGCAGCTCGACTCGCGAAAGCTGCCCGTGACAATGCTTTTTTGATTCACGGCGACGCGCAAAAGTTCTTCCACGACCACCTGTCCTCGGAAAGTTTGGACGCGGTGCATGTCTACTTTCCAGACCCTTGGTGGAAAAAACGCCATCGCAAGCGTCGAATCATGAATGAAGCATTCCTCTTGGATGTTTATCGAGTACTAAAGGCGGACGGACGCCTGCACTTCTGGACGGACGTCAAAGAGTATTTCGATGAAGCCTTGGAACTCATGCGCGAAAAGATTCCGCTCAGTGGCCCACAGCACGTCGAAGAAAAGGCTTCCGCTCACAACCTCGATTATCGCACCCACTTTGAACGCCGCATGCGACTGCACAACGAGCCAGTCTATCGCTCAGAATTCTCCAAGACGGTCCGCGAGACGCTTTAA
- the sppA gene encoding signal peptide peptidase SppA — MRYLSLSLMTCCLFSPVFASEGEKAKPTTESTATDASAEAQQTKSASVVSLALRGAMSETVASSGLFGELQSNLRATVDRLNRAATDEQVSAIILRIRNPTIGRGKLNELRQAIRQVRQSGKPVYASLESAQTADYLLACACDHIVMPESGMLLVPGVRAEITFYKKLLDKLGIRADMMQVGDFKGAAEPMTRDGMSESFRQQYDLLVDDLYDQLIDMIAIDRNFKREQVEQLVDQGLFTPAEALKAGLIDQVAYQDEYLQDLQDSLQVKELEIVKDYGRKKVDTDFSGMLGMVKFMEMMTGSTKSNRATKQPKIAVVYAVGAINSGGSQVDLLGGQTMGSDTIVAALQEAEEDDSVVSVVLRVDSPGGSAMASDLIWRKIQTMKKPVVASMGDTAASGGYYISMGCQQVFAEPGTLTGSIGVVGGKIATQNALGRLGVTTDVISRGKNSGIFAGSMPFSASERQAFQHMMEDTYRQFTAKAAAGRKMELGRLTSLAGGRVWTGRQAQAKGLVDQVGTLDDAIAAAKQLGGLAADAKSELLLLPKAKSFLEQLIQGPNASLAVTSRSVSGLSPEMVKLAGPFVSDFLRIQRLFEEPLLFWMPYRVDIR; from the coding sequence ATGCGTTATTTGAGCTTGTCGTTGATGACATGCTGCTTGTTTAGCCCCGTGTTCGCGAGCGAAGGCGAGAAAGCGAAGCCAACAACCGAATCGACGGCGACCGATGCGTCGGCCGAGGCACAGCAAACCAAATCGGCGAGTGTGGTGAGCTTGGCCCTTCGTGGGGCAATGTCGGAAACCGTTGCCTCGTCCGGCTTATTTGGTGAGTTACAGAGCAATCTGCGGGCGACGGTTGATCGGCTCAATCGAGCGGCGACGGATGAGCAAGTTTCTGCGATTATCTTGCGAATCAGGAATCCGACGATTGGCCGGGGCAAGTTGAATGAGTTGCGACAGGCCATTCGGCAAGTACGTCAGTCGGGTAAGCCGGTATATGCCTCGTTGGAATCCGCGCAAACTGCCGATTATTTGTTGGCTTGTGCTTGTGATCACATCGTGATGCCTGAGTCGGGCATGCTGTTAGTTCCAGGCGTTCGCGCCGAGATAACGTTCTACAAAAAGCTGTTGGACAAACTTGGGATTCGCGCTGACATGATGCAAGTCGGCGACTTCAAGGGTGCTGCAGAACCGATGACGCGCGATGGGATGAGCGAGTCATTTCGCCAGCAGTATGATCTGTTGGTGGATGATCTTTACGATCAGCTGATCGATATGATTGCCATTGATCGCAACTTCAAACGAGAGCAGGTCGAGCAACTGGTTGATCAAGGACTGTTTACTCCGGCCGAAGCACTCAAAGCGGGGCTCATCGATCAGGTTGCCTATCAGGATGAATACTTGCAGGATTTGCAGGATTCGCTCCAAGTGAAGGAGCTTGAAATTGTCAAAGATTACGGACGAAAGAAGGTGGATACCGACTTTTCGGGCATGCTTGGGATGGTCAAATTCATGGAGATGATGACTGGCTCCACGAAAAGTAATCGTGCAACGAAACAGCCAAAAATCGCAGTCGTTTATGCGGTTGGTGCGATTAACTCGGGCGGCAGCCAAGTGGATTTGCTCGGCGGGCAAACCATGGGGAGCGATACGATCGTCGCTGCGCTCCAGGAGGCCGAGGAGGATGATTCTGTGGTGTCGGTCGTTTTGCGGGTCGACAGTCCCGGTGGATCTGCGATGGCGAGTGATTTGATTTGGCGAAAGATCCAGACGATGAAGAAACCGGTCGTCGCCAGTATGGGGGACACAGCGGCCAGTGGGGGGTATTACATCTCGATGGGCTGCCAGCAGGTTTTCGCGGAACCAGGCACATTAACCGGTTCGATCGGCGTGGTCGGTGGGAAAATCGCGACGCAAAATGCTTTAGGTAGGCTCGGAGTCACAACCGACGTCATCAGCCGTGGAAAGAATAGCGGTATTTTTGCCGGTTCGATGCCGTTCTCGGCATCAGAACGACAAGCCTTTCAGCACATGATGGAGGATACTTACCGGCAGTTTACGGCGAAAGCGGCAGCCGGGCGTAAGATGGAGCTGGGGCGACTCACTTCTTTGGCGGGTGGACGCGTTTGGACTGGTCGGCAAGCACAGGCCAAAGGGTTGGTGGATCAAGTTGGAACTCTAGACGATGCGATTGCGGCTGCGAAGCAATTAGGTGGCCTCGCTGCAGATGCAAAATCTGAATTGCTCCTGCTGCCGAAAGCGAAGAGTTTTCTTGAACAGTTGATCCAAGGACCGAACGCGAGTCTGGCTGTGACGAGTCGTTCCGTCAGCGGGCTTTCGCCCGAGATGGTCAAGCTTGCGGGACCGTTCGTTTCGGACTTTTTACGGATTCAACGGTTATTCGAAGAGCCACTATTATTTTGGATGCCGTATCGGGTCGATATCCGCTGA
- a CDS encoding MMPL family transporter: protein MMQRLEFSTKRTALLGPGSESQQDWLDFTHQFDATDNVLVVVEGSDPSMICDALDDIGQQLLEQPDLFRNVHYKIATAQFSRKGLYYLSVAERNSLEESLIQAIPLLTHEAESANAQLFWQLVTVAATTPDQYESPWPFAKIAHDLQARLLTYTLSNDNKRGLIAFHLVNPAQQFASGQQSITKLRKIAMTTSKKHSGIEIGVTGLPVIEFDEMSTSEADMTKASIVSLVLVSLLFWAGFGKLRYPAFAITALLVGITWTCGYLTLTLGRLSILSVSFGVILSGLELTSRFITSLATSRCGGLTKTHQPPCCKPH from the coding sequence ATGATGCAGCGACTTGAATTCAGCACCAAGCGAACCGCCTTGCTCGGACCTGGTAGCGAGTCTCAACAAGATTGGCTCGACTTCACGCACCAATTCGATGCGACTGACAACGTGCTCGTGGTCGTGGAAGGCTCTGATCCGTCGATGATTTGCGATGCGCTGGATGACATCGGGCAGCAACTGCTTGAGCAACCCGATCTCTTTCGCAACGTTCACTACAAAATTGCCACAGCCCAATTCAGCCGAAAGGGGTTGTATTACCTTTCGGTGGCAGAGCGCAATTCACTTGAAGAATCATTGATTCAGGCCATTCCCTTACTCACTCACGAAGCCGAGTCCGCCAATGCTCAACTGTTTTGGCAACTTGTCACCGTCGCGGCGACCACCCCGGATCAATACGAGTCGCCTTGGCCGTTTGCAAAAATAGCTCACGATCTGCAAGCTCGCTTGCTAACTTACACGCTCTCCAACGACAACAAACGCGGACTAATCGCGTTTCATCTGGTCAACCCTGCCCAGCAGTTCGCGTCAGGACAACAATCCATTACGAAACTGCGAAAAATAGCGATGACAACCTCTAAAAAACACTCTGGTATTGAAATCGGAGTGACAGGTCTACCCGTGATCGAATTTGACGAGATGTCAACAAGCGAAGCTGACATGACGAAAGCAAGTATCGTTTCGCTTGTTTTGGTGTCCCTTCTTTTCTGGGCAGGATTTGGCAAACTTCGATATCCGGCATTTGCAATCACAGCCCTGCTGGTCGGAATCACGTGGACCTGTGGTTATCTCACCCTTACGCTGGGCCGTCTCAGCATTCTGAGCGTATCTTTCGGTGTAATTCTATCGGGCTTGGAGTTGACTTCGCGATTCATTACGTCACTCGCTACCTCGCGCTGCGGAGGACTTACAAAGACTCATCAACCACCTTGCTGCAAACCTCACTGA
- a CDS encoding beta-hydroxyacyl-ACP dehydratase, which produces MNSKDFLFDLSAIDLNHVTADIEVIRRYNPQRFEMEQLSGIIHENTENHTCLGFRDTTEKEFWARGHMPGMPLMPGVIMCEAAAQLASYYTQKHDLLGSEMVGFGGLEGVRFRDPVIPGDRLLIMTMLVKVRRGRMIVCRFQGAVKDRIVVDGTIKGIPLPIAALEGAIRDRQG; this is translated from the coding sequence TTGAACTCCAAGGATTTTCTATTCGATCTGTCGGCGATTGATCTGAACCATGTGACTGCCGATATCGAAGTGATTCGTCGTTACAACCCCCAGCGTTTTGAAATGGAGCAGTTGTCGGGGATCATTCACGAAAACACTGAGAATCACACTTGCTTGGGATTCCGTGACACGACGGAAAAAGAATTTTGGGCAAGAGGCCATATGCCTGGCATGCCATTGATGCCTGGCGTGATCATGTGTGAAGCGGCAGCCCAGCTGGCTTCGTACTACACGCAAAAGCATGACCTCTTGGGAAGCGAGATGGTCGGCTTTGGCGGTTTAGAGGGTGTGCGATTTCGGGATCCCGTCATTCCCGGAGATCGGCTGTTGATTATGACGATGCTCGTCAAGGTACGACGAGGCCGCATGATCGTCTGTCGCTTTCAGGGCGCGGTCAAAGATCGCATCGTGGTCGATGGCACGATCAAGGGGATTCCGCTTCCGATTGCCGCATTGGAAGGAGCCATCCGCGATCGTCAAGGTTAG
- the lexA gene encoding transcriptional repressor LexA codes for MSQLDQLTKRQRAVYEFIRDKIQNRGYGPTVREIGERFKISSPNGVMCHLKALEKKGLITREPNMSRAIRLAACDEDPTGLPLAGRVAAGVLHEAVEQDERIDFGEMFARKNQFVLEVSGDSMIEAQIADGDYVVVKKQKVATAGQMVVAQTDDGEATLKYWFPERNRIRLQPANSSMSPIYVREAQVLGVVVGVVRQMA; via the coding sequence ATGTCTCAGTTGGACCAACTTACCAAACGGCAACGTGCTGTCTACGAATTTATCCGCGACAAAATTCAAAATCGAGGATACGGCCCAACTGTACGTGAGATTGGTGAGCGATTCAAAATCAGCTCGCCCAATGGGGTCATGTGCCACCTGAAAGCCCTGGAAAAGAAGGGACTCATTACGCGCGAACCCAATATGTCTCGCGCCATCCGACTGGCCGCCTGCGACGAAGATCCCACTGGACTTCCGCTCGCTGGACGGGTCGCCGCTGGCGTGTTACACGAAGCGGTGGAACAAGATGAACGAATTGATTTCGGGGAAATGTTCGCGCGCAAAAACCAGTTTGTCCTGGAAGTGAGCGGCGATTCAATGATCGAAGCCCAAATCGCCGACGGCGACTACGTCGTGGTCAAAAAACAAAAGGTGGCCACTGCCGGCCAGATGGTTGTGGCTCAAACCGACGATGGTGAAGCGACGCTGAAATATTGGTTTCCAGAACGAAATCGGATCCGATTACAACCGGCCAATTCGTCGATGTCCCCCATTTACGTTCGTGAAGCTCAAGTGCTTGGCGTCGTTGTCGGCGTTGTACGCCAAATGGCATAG
- a CDS encoding sigma 54-interacting transcriptional regulator: protein MAPRTDDYSYLTMTSGPRMGTNFLLLVDRKNRIGRGTDCEIVLTDPVCSRVHAELELRDDGWWLLDSGSRNGCYVNEERAEQVRLQDGSRLKFGASEFVFHLSDEPPTRTAVRSLDRSETVVKEAQVNTDDSSKILLTALENAEFAHDLLVIYQLSVKLLEYHEPDPVIATSLDLLHDRTKAAVVGFLWASDEGVLRPKLVLPRRDEDVSLSSDLTNVVCEQGRAVWISNQSSGPKSSLRKYSDAICVPLVKNKVTLGVLHLYLKNGRFRQADFDFSISVANLMSVALVRARQDASLAADHARLVVNSAASDELIGLSSVMLDLKSQIERIAHASGCVLIRGESGAGKELVARALHRASVRSDRPLLSVNCAAIPAPLVESQLFGHKKGAFTSAETDRVGWFQQADTGTLFLDEIGELPLEGQAKLLRILEGHPFQPVGAVEDVTVDVRVLAATNRDLKELVAQKRFREDLYYRLTVFELMIPPLRDRGEDIERLINHFFAHFRRLHGRPKLQLEPTARQRLLDYDWPGNVRQLRNVIDSAVVLATGDRIQAEDLGIQSAEISDQPTSLRIADWEKKLIQDALRRTQGKVPEAAKLLGIGRATLYRKIDEYDIPR from the coding sequence ATGGCACCCAGAACCGATGACTACTCGTATCTCACCATGACATCAGGTCCCCGAATGGGGACGAACTTCTTATTATTAGTCGATCGCAAAAATAGGATTGGTCGTGGTACCGATTGCGAAATTGTCTTGACTGATCCCGTCTGCTCGCGGGTGCATGCCGAATTGGAGTTGCGCGACGATGGTTGGTGGCTCTTGGATTCAGGGAGTCGTAATGGATGTTATGTTAATGAAGAGCGGGCTGAGCAGGTTCGCCTTCAAGATGGTAGCCGACTCAAGTTCGGCGCCAGTGAATTCGTATTCCATCTCTCAGATGAACCACCCACGCGGACGGCCGTCCGGTCGCTTGATCGCTCGGAGACGGTTGTCAAGGAAGCACAGGTCAACACGGATGACTCCAGCAAAATTCTCTTGACCGCACTTGAAAACGCCGAATTTGCACATGACTTGCTCGTGATCTACCAATTAAGCGTGAAGCTTTTGGAGTATCACGAGCCAGATCCAGTGATTGCCACTTCCCTCGATTTATTACACGATCGAACGAAAGCCGCGGTTGTTGGATTTCTATGGGCGAGTGACGAGGGGGTGCTGCGTCCAAAGCTCGTCTTGCCGCGACGAGATGAAGATGTCTCGCTCAGTAGTGATCTTACTAATGTGGTCTGCGAACAGGGGAGGGCGGTTTGGATCTCCAACCAATCATCAGGTCCTAAGAGTTCGCTGCGAAAGTATTCTGACGCGATCTGCGTGCCACTGGTAAAAAATAAAGTGACTTTGGGTGTGCTCCATCTCTATCTCAAGAACGGTCGCTTTCGACAAGCTGATTTTGATTTTTCCATTTCCGTTGCCAACCTGATGTCGGTCGCTTTGGTGCGGGCTCGTCAGGATGCGTCGCTGGCAGCCGATCATGCCCGTCTGGTTGTGAACTCGGCAGCCTCCGACGAATTGATCGGGCTCAGCAGTGTTATGTTGGATCTCAAGTCGCAGATTGAACGCATCGCTCATGCCAGCGGTTGTGTCTTGATTCGTGGTGAGAGCGGCGCTGGCAAAGAGCTGGTCGCTCGGGCTTTGCATCGAGCGAGTGTTCGTTCTGACCGACCGTTACTTTCCGTCAATTGTGCCGCAATTCCTGCACCGCTTGTCGAAAGTCAATTATTCGGACACAAGAAAGGGGCCTTCACAAGTGCAGAAACCGATCGGGTCGGTTGGTTTCAGCAGGCCGACACGGGGACGCTGTTCTTGGACGAGATCGGTGAGTTGCCTTTGGAGGGCCAAGCCAAGTTGTTACGGATTCTTGAGGGACATCCCTTTCAGCCAGTCGGGGCAGTCGAAGATGTTACGGTCGATGTCCGGGTGCTCGCCGCCACGAATCGTGACTTGAAAGAGTTAGTGGCTCAAAAGCGATTCCGTGAAGACCTTTACTATCGATTGACCGTGTTTGAACTGATGATTCCACCGCTTCGTGACCGAGGTGAAGACATTGAACGGTTGATCAACCATTTCTTCGCACATTTTCGACGTCTACATGGGCGTCCCAAGTTGCAGTTGGAGCCCACTGCGCGGCAACGTCTCCTTGATTACGATTGGCCGGGAAACGTGCGGCAACTACGAAACGTCATCGACAGCGCTGTTGTGCTTGCCACCGGTGATCGGATTCAAGCGGAGGATTTGGGTATTCAGTCAGCAGAGATTTCGGACCAGCCAACATCGCTTCGAATCGCTGATTGGGAGAAGAAGCTCATCCAAGATGCTTTGCGTCGAACCCAAGGGAAGGTACCTGAAGCGGCCAAATTGCTTGGTATTGGCCGCGCGACGCTTTATCGCAAGATTGATGAGTATGACATTCCACGCTGA
- a CDS encoding LptF/LptG family permease — protein MRRITRYVVFELLSVFLVTLTAITSVLILAGVAKEGLREGLGVGPIMRMIPYVIPVALQVSVPATILMAASSVFGRMSADNEIVALKSLGISPMSVIYPALILAFFVSLVAVWINDIAVSWGRMGIYQVVVESVEEVAYNMLRTQRSYSSRLFSINVQDVDGNRLVHPMIEIRGTKDAPAISINATEAQLKSDTDENTLSILLTNGTIDMGDEWSVAFPDTYEQVIPLNDATRKGNNGDSPSVIQLRLIAQETANQEAITDRSERRFATTAGFQMMTGDFIELANERRWGLRESSIDGARDRLHRLRLEPWRRWANGFSCFFFVLLGAPLSIRMRTTNFFTTFAACFLPILLIYYPLLAFAVDRCKNGSVPPYTVWLGNLVLLVAGVLMTRKVIRY, from the coding sequence ATGCGCCGAATCACCAGGTATGTTGTCTTCGAACTTCTGTCCGTTTTTCTCGTGACGCTGACGGCGATCACCTCCGTTTTGATCCTTGCAGGTGTTGCCAAGGAAGGCTTGCGTGAAGGGTTGGGCGTCGGGCCAATCATGCGCATGATTCCTTACGTCATTCCGGTCGCGCTACAAGTTTCTGTCCCAGCAACGATACTGATGGCTGCGTCCAGTGTCTTTGGTCGAATGTCAGCTGACAATGAAATCGTGGCGCTCAAATCGCTGGGGATTTCACCAATGTCAGTCATTTATCCTGCTCTGATCTTGGCTTTTTTTGTCAGCCTGGTTGCTGTTTGGATCAATGACATTGCCGTGTCGTGGGGGCGAATGGGCATCTATCAGGTGGTTGTCGAGTCGGTGGAGGAAGTCGCCTATAATATGTTGCGCACTCAACGGTCGTATAGTTCACGATTGTTTTCGATCAACGTCCAAGATGTGGATGGTAATCGATTGGTTCATCCCATGATCGAAATTCGTGGTACGAAGGACGCGCCGGCGATTAGCATCAATGCGACGGAAGCTCAACTGAAAAGCGATACTGACGAAAACACGCTAAGTATCCTGTTGACAAATGGCACTATCGATATGGGAGACGAATGGTCTGTTGCGTTTCCCGATACCTATGAACAGGTGATTCCGCTCAATGATGCGACTCGCAAAGGAAACAACGGGGATAGTCCGTCGGTGATTCAATTGCGATTGATCGCTCAAGAAACTGCCAATCAGGAGGCCATCACGGATCGTTCTGAGCGGCGGTTTGCGACGACGGCCGGATTCCAGATGATGACGGGAGACTTCATCGAACTCGCTAACGAACGACGGTGGGGGCTCCGCGAAAGTTCGATTGACGGAGCTCGAGACCGATTGCACCGGTTGCGTTTGGAACCTTGGCGTCGCTGGGCAAATGGATTTAGTTGTTTCTTTTTTGTCTTATTGGGAGCTCCTCTATCGATTCGAATGAGGACGACCAACTTCTTCACAACTTTCGCCGCTTGTTTTCTGCCGATTCTCCTGATTTACTATCCGCTGCTTGCTTTCGCCGTGGACCGTTGCAAGAACGGTTCGGTTCCACCCTACACCGTTTGGCTGGGAAATCTTGTTCTATTGGTTGCGGGCGTTTTGATGACGAGGAAGGTGATAAGATACTAG
- the proB gene encoding glutamate 5-kinase, whose amino-acid sequence MSDLVRQEITAAASRIVVKVGTRVLTHADGQLNVERIESLADQINGIVEGGRKVLLVSSGAVGAGMSELGITQRPTDLSQLQAVAAIGQTKLIEAYDQTFHRHGYHAAQVLLTAGDLHDRTSYLNVRNTLLALLEMKAIPIVNENDTVAVDELMTTFGDNDRLAALVTNLVQAPLLVILSDIDGLFDGPPKSDQTSLVSTVTCINDKIMSFAQDAVTGLSKGGMASKLQAAKIATVAGENVILANGHEPDILRRVAAGECIGTVFLAEGKSVSPWKRWIGFSAHPRGKIVLDDGARQAVVYQGRSLLAIGILEIHGDFTKGDVVTLRDRQGQEWARGLTNYSDSELRKIKGLRSNQIFETLGHCPYEEVVHRDNMVLTPKNG is encoded by the coding sequence ATGTCGGATTTAGTTCGTCAAGAAATCACCGCCGCAGCTTCCCGAATTGTCGTTAAAGTCGGTACTCGCGTGCTCACCCATGCAGACGGTCAGCTGAATGTGGAACGAATTGAAAGTTTGGCAGACCAGATTAATGGGATTGTGGAGGGTGGCCGCAAAGTCTTGCTGGTGAGCAGTGGTGCGGTAGGAGCCGGCATGTCGGAGTTGGGAATCACCCAGCGCCCCACCGATCTATCGCAACTGCAAGCCGTGGCCGCCATCGGCCAAACCAAACTCATCGAAGCCTACGACCAGACCTTTCATCGACATGGCTATCACGCGGCACAAGTGCTGCTAACCGCGGGTGATTTACACGATCGCACCAGCTATTTGAACGTGCGAAACACTTTACTGGCTTTGCTTGAAATGAAGGCAATCCCGATCGTCAATGAAAACGACACGGTAGCCGTCGACGAACTAATGACAACGTTTGGCGACAACGATCGCCTGGCTGCCTTGGTAACGAACCTTGTACAGGCTCCTTTGCTGGTGATTTTATCGGACATCGATGGTCTTTTTGATGGCCCACCGAAAAGCGACCAAACGTCGCTCGTCAGCACCGTTACCTGCATTAATGACAAAATCATGTCGTTTGCCCAAGACGCTGTCACGGGTCTAAGTAAGGGGGGAATGGCGAGCAAGTTACAGGCCGCCAAAATAGCAACTGTGGCGGGTGAAAACGTGATTCTGGCGAACGGCCACGAACCGGATATTCTGAGACGCGTGGCCGCCGGTGAATGTATCGGCACCGTGTTTCTTGCGGAAGGCAAGAGCGTTAGCCCATGGAAACGCTGGATCGGATTTTCAGCCCATCCACGTGGGAAAATTGTGCTAGATGACGGTGCTCGGCAAGCGGTCGTCTATCAAGGACGCAGCCTCCTTGCGATTGGCATCCTGGAAATTCATGGTGACTTCACCAAAGGCGACGTCGTTACTTTGCGCGATCGCCAGGGGCAGGAGTGGGCGCGGGGACTCACGAACTATTCCGATTCGGAGTTACGGAAAATCAAAGGCCTGCGAAGCAATCAGATTTTTGAAACTCTGGGACATTGTCCCTACGAGGAGGTCGTCCATCGGGACAACATGGTCTTAACCCCGAAAAACGGCTAG